In Bacillus sp. KH172YL63, one genomic interval encodes:
- a CDS encoding long-chain-fatty-acid--CoA ligase, producing MNKPWLAEYPAEIPAEVDLTPKPLQSYLSEAATLYGEKAAIHFMGKEMSYEELYRSALRFASYLQTLGIQKGDRVAIMLPNTPQSVIAYYGILYAGGVVVQTNPLYMEREIEYQMKDSGAKVILTLDILYPRVSKVMKDTDLEHIIVTAIKDYLPFPKNFIYPFIQKKQYGIVVKVNHSGQNHLFTEIMKTAGTDVREEPFDFEEDLALLQYTGGTTGFPKGVMLTHKNLVANASMCDQWLYKCQKGEERMLGILPFFHVYGMTAVLILSIMQGYKMILLPKFDPETTLKTIQKQKPTLFPGAPTIYIGLLNHPDIKKYDLSSIDSCLSGSAPLPVEVQQQFEDVTGGKLVEGYGLTESSPVTHSNFLWDKERIKGSIGVPWPGTESAVFSMETGEPLPPNEIGEIVVKGPQVMKGYWNRPEETAQTLKDGWLLTGDLGYMDERGYFYVVDRKKDMIIAGGFNIYPREIEEVLYEHPAIQEVVAAGVPDPYRGETVKAYVVLKEGESLTEEELNEYSRKYLAAYKVPRIYEFRKELPKTAVGKILRRALVEEERQKLDNEQKTS from the coding sequence ATGAACAAACCATGGCTTGCTGAATATCCGGCGGAGATACCGGCCGAGGTGGATCTAACACCAAAGCCGTTACAATCCTATTTATCCGAAGCCGCAACCCTTTACGGGGAGAAGGCAGCGATTCATTTCATGGGGAAAGAAATGAGCTACGAGGAACTTTACAGGTCTGCCCTCAGGTTCGCCAGCTATCTTCAAACACTGGGTATCCAAAAAGGCGACCGGGTGGCGATCATGCTGCCGAATACACCACAGTCGGTCATCGCCTATTACGGGATCCTTTATGCAGGCGGAGTCGTCGTCCAAACGAATCCATTGTATATGGAAAGGGAAATCGAATACCAAATGAAGGATTCGGGCGCAAAGGTGATCCTCACCCTTGATATTTTATATCCGAGGGTATCGAAAGTGATGAAGGATACCGATCTTGAACACATTATTGTAACCGCTATCAAAGATTATCTTCCATTTCCAAAGAACTTCATTTATCCATTTATACAAAAGAAACAATATGGCATCGTCGTGAAAGTCAATCATTCCGGACAGAACCATCTGTTTACAGAAATCATGAAAACGGCTGGAACGGATGTCAGGGAAGAACCATTCGATTTTGAAGAGGATTTAGCTCTTTTACAATACACTGGCGGTACGACAGGTTTCCCGAAAGGTGTCATGCTGACGCATAAAAACCTGGTGGCGAATGCTTCCATGTGTGATCAATGGCTTTATAAGTGTCAAAAAGGGGAAGAAAGGATGCTTGGGATCCTGCCATTCTTTCATGTGTACGGAATGACTGCCGTTCTGATCCTGTCGATCATGCAGGGATATAAAATGATCCTGCTTCCAAAGTTTGATCCTGAAACAACGCTGAAGACGATTCAGAAACAAAAGCCGACCCTGTTTCCAGGCGCGCCGACCATTTATATCGGTTTATTGAATCATCCGGATATTAAAAAATATGATCTGTCATCGATCGATTCATGTCTCAGTGGAAGTGCACCGCTGCCGGTGGAAGTGCAGCAGCAATTCGAAGACGTCACAGGTGGGAAGCTTGTAGAAGGATACGGATTAACCGAATCATCCCCCGTCACCCATTCCAATTTCCTTTGGGACAAAGAGAGAATCAAAGGAAGCATCGGGGTTCCGTGGCCGGGTACTGAGAGCGCAGTCTTTTCAATGGAAACGGGCGAACCGCTGCCTCCGAATGAAATCGGTGAAATCGTCGTCAAAGGTCCTCAGGTCATGAAAGGATATTGGAACCGGCCGGAGGAAACGGCTCAAACGTTAAAGGACGGATGGCTCCTTACAGGGGATCTTGGCTATATGGATGAGAGGGGTTACTTCTATGTGGTCGACCGTAAGAAGGATATGATCATTGCCGGAGGCTTCAACATCTATCCAAGGGAGATTGAAGAGGTCCTTTATGAACATCCTGCAATCCAGGAAGTTGTAGCGGCAGGCGTGCCTGATCCGTATCGGGGAGAGACCGTAAAGGCATACGTTGTCCTGAAAGAAGGGGAGTCTTTAACAGAGGAAGAGCTGAACGAATATTCCCGCAAATACCTTGCAGCCTACAAAGTCCCGCGGATATATGAATTTAGAAAAGAACTGCCGAAAACGGCCGTAGGGAAAATCTTGCGCAGGGCGCTGGTGGAAGAAGAGCGTCAAAAGCTGGATAATGAACAGAAAACAAGTTAA
- a CDS encoding endonuclease MutS2 — MNAKVLKTLEFDKIKELLKEYAASALGHARVSALIPSVEYEEITALHEETDEAMTILRLKGHAPLGGIFDIRPHVKRAQIGSMLSPSEFIQVASTIRASRKMTLFVDELLEEEVEIPLLQEKIGTVIPLPQLEQDIRKVVDENGEILDTASETLRSIRTQLRANEGRIREKLERMIRGSNAQKMLSDAIITIRNDRYVIPVKQEYRGQYGGIIHDQSSSGQTLFIEPEAIVQLNNQLRELRLKEQTEIEKILQELTLSVQESGEELLLIVSVLSDIDFMFTKAKFGRSIKGSKPVINNERRIKLNKARHPLLPIDEAVANDIELGDEFSSIVITGPNTGGKTVTLKTLGLTSLMAQSGLPIPALDGSEVGIFRTIYADIGDEQSIEQSLSTFSSHMVNIVDILKKVDHESLVLFDELGAGTDPQEGAALAISILDEVHATGARVVATTHYPELKAYGYNREGVVNASVEFNVETLSPTYKLLLGVPGRSNAFDISKRLGLTDRVIQRAKSHIGTDSKEVENMIASLEDSRRQGERELEEAHELLRQAEKMHKDMQKQMMEYYEKKDSLYEKAQQKATEVVEKARAEAEQVIKDLRKMQHEKSAQIKEHELIQAKKQLEEAIPTLKTSGPKKKTSQATRELKPGDEVKVLSFDQKGHLVERVSAKEWQVQMGIMKMKVKESDLEFIQSQQKVETKPLATVKGKDFHVSLELDLRGERYDNALSRVEKYIDDALLAGYPQVSIIHGKGTGALRQGVQEYLKNHRSVKGTRFGDAGEGGTGVTVVQFK; from the coding sequence GTTGAATATGAGGAAATCACCGCGCTGCACGAAGAGACCGATGAAGCGATGACGATCCTCCGTTTGAAAGGGCATGCGCCACTTGGCGGGATCTTTGACATCCGCCCCCACGTGAAGCGTGCACAAATCGGCAGTATGCTTTCACCGTCTGAATTCATACAGGTAGCAAGCACGATACGGGCAAGCAGGAAGATGACGCTGTTCGTAGACGAATTGCTTGAAGAAGAAGTGGAGATTCCCCTTCTTCAGGAGAAAATCGGTACGGTCATCCCCCTTCCACAGCTGGAGCAGGATATCCGGAAAGTCGTGGATGAGAACGGTGAAATCCTTGATACAGCAAGTGAGACACTGCGCTCGATCCGGACCCAGCTCCGTGCGAACGAAGGCCGGATCCGGGAGAAGCTCGAGCGGATGATCCGAGGCTCGAATGCCCAGAAGATGCTGTCTGACGCGATTATCACGATACGGAACGACCGCTACGTGATCCCGGTCAAGCAGGAGTACAGAGGGCAATACGGCGGGATTATCCATGATCAATCATCATCCGGTCAAACATTGTTCATCGAGCCTGAAGCGATCGTCCAGCTGAATAATCAACTCCGTGAGCTGCGCCTGAAAGAACAGACAGAAATCGAAAAGATCCTTCAGGAGCTTACTCTGAGCGTGCAGGAATCAGGAGAGGAACTGCTCTTGATCGTAAGCGTCCTGTCCGACATCGATTTTATGTTCACGAAAGCAAAGTTCGGAAGGTCCATCAAAGGCTCGAAGCCGGTCATCAACAATGAGCGGCGGATCAAGCTGAATAAAGCCCGTCATCCACTATTGCCGATCGATGAAGCAGTAGCAAATGACATCGAACTGGGGGATGAATTTTCATCGATCGTCATCACCGGTCCGAATACAGGGGGGAAGACGGTCACCCTGAAGACACTGGGATTGACGAGCCTCATGGCACAATCCGGTCTTCCGATCCCGGCACTGGACGGCTCGGAAGTGGGGATATTCCGGACGATCTACGCCGACATCGGAGACGAACAGTCCATCGAGCAAAGCTTGAGTACATTTTCATCCCATATGGTCAACATCGTCGACATCCTGAAGAAAGTGGATCACGAAAGCCTGGTGCTGTTTGATGAGCTTGGTGCAGGAACCGATCCCCAAGAAGGAGCGGCACTGGCGATTTCCATCCTGGATGAAGTGCATGCAACAGGGGCGAGGGTCGTTGCGACCACCCACTATCCTGAGCTGAAAGCGTACGGCTATAACCGTGAAGGCGTCGTGAATGCGAGCGTGGAATTCAATGTGGAAACCCTGAGTCCCACCTATAAGCTGTTGCTCGGTGTACCAGGACGAAGCAATGCCTTTGACATTTCAAAGCGGCTCGGATTAACCGACAGGGTCATTCAGCGTGCCAAGTCCCATATCGGCACCGACAGCAAAGAAGTCGAGAATATGATTGCATCACTAGAAGACAGCAGACGCCAGGGGGAACGTGAACTTGAAGAAGCCCATGAGCTGTTAAGACAGGCTGAAAAGATGCATAAAGATATGCAGAAGCAAATGATGGAGTACTATGAAAAGAAAGACTCCCTCTATGAGAAAGCCCAGCAAAAAGCGACCGAAGTCGTTGAAAAAGCGAGAGCGGAAGCCGAACAGGTGATCAAGGACCTTCGGAAGATGCAGCACGAAAAGTCTGCCCAGATCAAAGAACATGAATTAATCCAGGCAAAAAAGCAACTCGAAGAAGCGATTCCGACTTTGAAAACATCAGGGCCGAAGAAAAAGACCAGTCAAGCGACCCGGGAGCTGAAGCCGGGTGACGAAGTCAAAGTGCTCAGCTTCGATCAGAAAGGCCACCTCGTTGAACGGGTATCGGCGAAAGAATGGCAGGTACAGATGGGGATCATGAAGATGAAGGTCAAGGAATCGGACCTCGAGTTCATCCAGTCACAGCAAAAGGTCGAAACCAAGCCGCTTGCCACCGTGAAAGGAAAGGACTTCCACGTCAGCCTTGAGCTTGACCTCCGTGGTGAACGATATGACAATGCCCTTTCAAGAGTCGAAAAGTATATCGATGATGCACTGCTTGCCGGCTACCCGCAAGTGTCAATCATCCATGGTAAAGGTACTGGGGCTTTAAGGCAGGGTGTTCAGGAATACTTGAAAAACCACCGATCAGTAAAAGGCACCCGCTTCGGCGACGCCGGAGAAGGCGGAACCGGTGTGACGGTCGTTCAATTTAAATAG
- a CDS encoding TetR/AcrR family transcriptional regulator yields the protein MKRNKPKYKQIIDAAVIVIAENGYHQAQVSKIAKQAGVADGTIYLYFKNKEDILISLFQEKMVLFVEKIEEVIAGKQTVSEKLLVMIENHCRIMSDDHHLAIVTQLELRQSNKEIRLKINDVLKGYLQLVDKILISGMESGEFSEDLDVRLARQMIFGTLDEMVTTWVMNDQKYDLMAQVPAIHKLLLHGCGGRN from the coding sequence ATGAAACGAAATAAACCTAAATACAAACAGATCATCGATGCCGCTGTGATTGTGATCGCAGAAAATGGCTACCATCAGGCGCAAGTGTCCAAGATTGCGAAGCAGGCAGGAGTGGCCGATGGCACGATATATCTTTATTTCAAAAATAAAGAAGATATCCTGATTTCTTTATTTCAAGAAAAGATGGTTCTCTTTGTAGAAAAAATTGAAGAAGTTATTGCAGGAAAACAGACAGTTTCCGAGAAATTATTAGTGATGATCGAAAATCACTGCAGAATTATGTCGGATGATCATCACCTTGCCATTGTCACGCAGCTCGAACTCAGGCAGTCGAATAAAGAGATCCGCCTGAAGATCAATGATGTGTTAAAGGGGTATCTTCAACTCGTCGATAAAATCCTGATCAGCGGGATGGAGTCCGGGGAATTTTCGGAGGACCTGGATGTCCGTCTTGCACGGCAGATGATTTTTGGCACGTTGGATGAAATGGTGACGACATGGGTGATGAATGATCAGAAGTATGATTTAATGGCTCAAGTCCCTGCGATTCACAAGCTGTTGCTTCATGGATGTGGAGGCAGGAACTAA
- a CDS encoding enoyl-CoA hydratase translates to MESLSWVVEGHVASVQIQRPPANALASGLIKEIDAVLDELEHNPEVRVILLKGEGRFFSAGADIKEFTTIETGEEFSQLAKKGQDVFERMENFPKPIIAAIHGAALGGGLELAMGCHIRLVSEKAKLGLPELQLGLVPGFAGSQRLPKLVGRAKAAEMLLTSEPISGTEAVQWGLANKAYPEDELFDKAKEMADKIAKKSPGAMKAAIELLSYTKDDRFYEGVKRESDLFGDIFVSADAKEGISAFVEKREPHFKG, encoded by the coding sequence ATGGAAAGTTTATCATGGGTTGTAGAAGGGCACGTCGCATCGGTCCAAATCCAAAGACCTCCCGCTAATGCATTGGCGAGCGGCCTGATCAAAGAAATCGATGCCGTCCTGGATGAACTCGAGCATAACCCGGAAGTCAGGGTGATCCTGCTGAAAGGTGAAGGACGATTCTTCTCGGCAGGCGCTGATATTAAAGAATTTACGACCATTGAAACGGGAGAGGAATTCTCTCAGTTGGCGAAAAAGGGTCAGGATGTGTTCGAACGGATGGAGAACTTTCCGAAGCCGATCATCGCAGCCATCCACGGTGCCGCACTGGGCGGCGGCTTGGAGCTCGCAATGGGCTGTCACATCCGTCTTGTAAGCGAAAAGGCGAAACTCGGACTGCCTGAACTTCAATTGGGGCTGGTTCCCGGATTCGCAGGCTCACAGCGCTTGCCGAAGTTGGTAGGCCGTGCGAAAGCGGCTGAGATGCTATTGACGAGCGAACCGATATCCGGTACAGAAGCGGTTCAATGGGGTCTTGCAAATAAAGCATACCCTGAGGATGAGCTTTTTGATAAAGCCAAGGAAATGGCTGATAAGATCGCGAAGAAGAGTCCTGGTGCCATGAAGGCGGCCATCGAGTTATTGAGCTATACGAAAGATGACCGCTTCTATGAAGGGGTCAAGCGGGAATCGGATCTTTTCGGTGACATCTTCGTATCCGCCGATGCCAAAGAAGGAATCTCGGCATTCGTAGAAAAGAGAGAACCGCACTTTAAAGGCTAG
- a CDS encoding DUF350 domain-containing protein encodes MENFWENEFVQTAGNYSVVILCMVLFLAVFELVTKYRNWEEIKKGNMAVAMATGGKIFGIANIFRHSISHNDTILTTIGWGVFGFVLLLIGYFIYEFLTPKFKIDEEIENDNRAVGFISLVISVGLSYVIGAGIS; translated from the coding sequence ATGGAGAACTTTTGGGAGAATGAATTTGTTCAAACGGCAGGGAACTACAGTGTGGTCATCTTATGCATGGTGTTATTCCTCGCCGTCTTTGAACTGGTTACGAAATATAGAAACTGGGAAGAAATCAAAAAAGGCAATATGGCGGTGGCGATGGCAACTGGCGGGAAAATATTCGGGATCGCGAATATTTTCCGCCATTCCATCTCCCACAACGATACGATCCTGACCACGATCGGATGGGGCGTGTTCGGCTTCGTCCTGTTGCTGATCGGATATTTCATCTATGAATTCCTCACGCCAAAGTTTAAAATTGATGAAGAAATAGAGAATGATAACCGGGCTGTCGGTTTTATTTCACTGGTGATTTCAGTCGGCCTGTCGTATGTCATAGGAGCAGGCATTTCGTAA